One window of the Streptomyces sp. ITFR-21 genome contains the following:
- a CDS encoding low temperature requirement protein A codes for MSDPTLPTGPTADTNTAARTGDAVRRMTARCRTEKHRASTPLELFFDLCFVVAVAQAGGRLVHAVAEGHAGHGVTGYLMVFFAIWWAWMNFSWFASAYDNDDVPYRVTTLVQIVGVLVLAAGVPRAFDDGDFRFTAIGYAVMRLALVAQWLRAARAEQGAQRTTALRYAAGVTVCQAGWMTLLLPQGAPPVWAFALLAVAEMAVPLLAERRAPTTWHPHHIAERYGLFTIIVLGESVSAATVAVQSAADEDQALLDLLPIAAGGLLIVFAAWWIYFAVPIHDHLASNREAFQWGYGHFAVFTSAAAIGSGLEVAIHQAVGTADMSTRAASSWVTVPAGVFLLTVWMLHSRHYKRGAAQQLTLPLAALAVTACTFAGSHAVLWAGLVCAGAVALGVFLEARVPK; via the coding sequence ATGAGCGATCCCACACTCCCGACCGGTCCGACGGCCGATACGAATACCGCGGCCCGCACCGGTGATGCGGTGCGGCGGATGACGGCACGATGCCGCACCGAGAAGCACCGGGCATCCACACCGCTGGAGCTGTTCTTCGACCTGTGCTTCGTGGTCGCGGTGGCACAGGCCGGCGGGCGGCTGGTGCACGCCGTGGCGGAAGGGCACGCGGGGCACGGGGTGACCGGTTATCTGATGGTGTTCTTCGCCATCTGGTGGGCGTGGATGAACTTTTCGTGGTTCGCCTCGGCGTACGACAACGACGATGTGCCGTACCGGGTGACGACGCTGGTCCAGATCGTCGGTGTGCTGGTGCTGGCGGCCGGTGTGCCGCGGGCGTTCGACGACGGTGACTTCCGGTTCACGGCGATCGGCTACGCGGTGATGCGACTGGCACTGGTCGCGCAATGGCTGAGGGCGGCCCGCGCCGAGCAGGGTGCGCAGCGGACGACGGCACTGCGGTACGCGGCGGGGGTGACCGTCTGCCAGGCGGGGTGGATGACGTTGCTGCTGCCACAGGGGGCACCGCCCGTGTGGGCGTTCGCGCTGCTGGCAGTCGCGGAGATGGCGGTGCCCCTGCTGGCGGAGCGGCGCGCGCCCACGACATGGCATCCGCATCACATCGCCGAACGGTACGGGCTGTTCACGATCATTGTGCTCGGCGAGTCCGTGTCTGCGGCCACTGTCGCCGTCCAGTCCGCCGCCGACGAGGACCAGGCACTGTTGGACTTGCTGCCCATTGCGGCGGGCGGGCTGCTGATCGTGTTCGCGGCCTGGTGGATCTATTTCGCGGTGCCCATCCACGACCATCTGGCGTCCAACAGGGAGGCGTTCCAGTGGGGCTACGGTCACTTCGCCGTGTTCACCTCGGCCGCTGCGATCGGTTCCGGTCTGGAGGTGGCGATTCACCAGGCGGTGGGAACAGCCGATATGTCGACTCGGGCAGCGTCGTCATGGGTGACTGTTCCAGCGGGGGTCTTTCTCCTGACTGTGTGGATGCTGCATTCGCGGCACTACAAGCGGGGGGCGGCGCAGCAGTTGACGTTGCCGCTGGCGGCGCTGGCGGTGACGGCGTGCACGTTCGCAGGTTCGCATGCGGTGCTGTGGGCAGGGCTGGTGTGCGCTGGGGCCGTTGCCCTGGGTGTGTTCCTGGAGGCACGCGTTC